In Diachasmimorpha longicaudata isolate KC_UGA_2023 chromosome 7, iyDiaLong2, whole genome shotgun sequence, the following proteins share a genomic window:
- the LOC135164638 gene encoding zinc finger homeobox protein 3 isoform X1 — MPSSEPHPPQYHLQHRTIPPSHLQQHSSSPTSASIGQHQLYQQLVAVHHTQNPTSQQHGVGYQNSAYALQKQEMSPEEEGGRSGGSPPAAGAALHQPHHPRTASPPSGAEPCNRDAIPTPTPTADTTTTTSVSSNDTIATASAAASAGTITTTSMQSSGQTQSQQQGPSPSPSPTGGDVEKFDGKIVYNPDGSAYIIEGESELSEDDSLPDGCIVDGRGVSVPHSLVFPQIASAYYVSRLYAHQAYQQQQAQQQQRNSAQPHNPDLPVMHSYRVISYRTAEGSKAPPPTPAPPPPSTSVPVKPILMCFICKLSFGYAKSFVAHAQGEHQLTLMEDERQVLSHATTSAIIQTVGRGKQPLVSFLESVTSSSCPQSSPVQSQSQQRGSESNDHDVPTAVSTPTSTPGIPSSPQAQSQRPSPSTPTTPTSHTNSLNFNHQPSQHQWTGQVSAASWAKAPEAMHYTSPPPPSSTKGSPSSYAALTQQPPNFLTGTTIGVCPEHMQGRPSGVECPKCELILTSSRLAGPGGPLAGIHSRNSCKTLKCPKCNWHYKYQETLEIHMKEKHPESETSCIYCIAGQPHPRLARGETYTCGYKPYRCEVCNYSTTTKGNLSIHMQSDKHLNNMQELQQGGGAAAAAAAAASNPSSSQEAPMPTRSPHHQQNHSPHLAAQTVTQGKPKPTFRCDVCNYETNVARNLRIHMTSEKHTHNMLVLQQNVKHMQTLSALQSHHQQAQQHHHQAAAQQQQLEQLLHLGGLDKPQHAEAALADMAYNQALLIHMVAGGQLPPQLPPELLGGMASMSAMSNLAGDIGVSPDSMEPPPEPADPDPTHLYHCCVCNNFSTDSLDALGHHLATDRTRTREGEILALVAGNFVCKLCSYKTNLKANFQLHCKTDKHLQRLQHVNHVKEGGPRNEWKLKFLASPTSAQLRCHACDYYINSAHKLVMHADSPRHQAAALLLRHLLEASANIQSQNKLYHCALCGFSARHRLPLLQHVRSVRHLQMEQLHQLHRRSGIQGNDNPHTDIGDVFQVVADPDAPSTQQASPTTPTTPNAATTNNERREDGSDCGSEVKQEPENDQEQEPEPENETEEIVCPFCTYQPTSKEELKQHLQVAHTQEHEEKMDVVKEEPVQELLCPLCQDGFKERAALEKHVMQIHSVNADGLQRLLLLVDQSHWLNNSPRNTSTPAATPTSPSTTKQHLEDDNERTSDEVEEITRCTICGRICRSLEELQQHHRESHPATTPTLAVSEKHVYKYRCGQCSLAFKTFEKLQQHSQYHAIRDATKCALCGRSFRSVQALQRHLETAHADLQEDEVAQYKQSLLNAHPLLQALTDEAIRRQSGVVGEQNVDEETRGDEEESDASDSPPLHKEQRLLEDYLNSQAIAEDSYQDPQRRFKCHRCKVAFTRQSYLTGHNKTLLHRKGEKMTYPMEKYLDPNRPYKCDVCKESFTQKNILLVHYNSVSHLHKHKRAMQEQGNNNTLMSVIPPASPTESPDSQQDHDKKPYKCNICKVAYTQGSTLDIHMRSVLHQTRASKLPDLAASGQLDLARPLIEQPPPSSPNSPPGSTNTGSSNSNMLPCPRCSALFVNQEQLTTHQQLYCIFSNPLALFQTLAASQQMAALTPDKTPSPISTTPGPQQHAQQTQASNQVAQDILSQPRHKTSQMYKHLLESFGFDLVMQFNENHQRRQRKEEEDRAALQAQQEQQKQEQQAKQALAAQQALEIDDQETEEHGDEEVIPELTRSTCQHCNKEFSSVWVLKAHCEEVHRDLVPREFLEKYAQQFKCEYEKKSVVVTAATSSSTTTAPRSSTPAANQPQDLSSDKEKRDKDKEESTECKERASRTPEATSTTPATTPALSNTPVSSTESVTPIAQTNNSQHSMQSQSQSSQQQQQQHAQQMTLAQQMSEMQAALNAMAASQLQQQLQQYPGLMMGMMGLPLGLNVPALAAMNLQPPLVPMMLPPPPYDGSNNQNPAYPPMQAQADLLAKQHLALQQQQAAAASAAASQKRARTRITDDQLKILRAHFDINNSPGEEQIVDMAKQSGLPPKVIKHWFRNTLFKERQRNKDSPYNFNNPPSTSLNLEEYEKTGEAKVTPLNSSTSGGSSSDDKSPNKQSSPPPSTLTATTTAEIKQEPMDSIPSQQMIPHHQMEEPHHSPGSSGGQQSRPHSPALSMSSVFSGLHHDISHGSSNNLGTPMLPPKLTPQNFTSPNPGAGNVVPSSIAAMALTPQRSLSPGRGPTDFSFGGNSNGSNSSGGSSGKRANRTRFTDYQIKVLQEFFENNAYPKDDDLEYLSKLLGLSPRVIVVWFQNARQKARKVYENQPAAEPVTPGGREGDDGSGRFQRTPGLNYQCKKCLLVFQRYYELIRHQKTHCFKEEDAKRSAQAQAAAAQVAAVLSSEDSNSSSTTTTNAVPNNPSTPALTDQLQRPLSTSTPPHIHQSLPSQLPSTPQSAPPAQSESKEGSFQCDKCNLMFGRFELWREHQLVHIMNPSLFPPAYPPDSPFGILQQQALNASTGITGDPPHPLIAMMQDRKRKFEDFEENTGSETRNNSEHSEQPKDKRLRTTILPEQLDYLYQKYQVESNPSRKMLETIAREVGLKKRVVQVWFQNTRARERKGQFRAHSQVINKRCPFCPALFKVKSALESHLSSKHADQVARGEVNIDNIPDEELSMESAPSNPSTPNMMPPLFPPFNSDVEASLKKYYEESMKRYISELQAHTSNGKQENSGSQVASGTGESPLDLSKPVDLSRPVKLNLGSLSNLLEEQQHSLSQHFRGGSDCGPLTDLSERSICDDDSMSETTEFLDDESGPASPASSTQSSRHGGTVTTPGMTSVSGGNAGSGNSTSGNTSGGKRYRTQMSATQVKVMKSLFSDYKTPTMAECEMLGREIGLPKRVVQVWFQNARAKEKKARLAAGLPAEGSAVQPHRGPTGPDECRLCSVRYTPKSPLQEHVFSRRHIESVRVAVEEGSLVPPTPGAPILPGGTGSSMTNPTTGQANTQSQNDENMMYGSLFLHPTAMFQAQQQHGTTASTATTTPVATTSLSGSMNGGLMSLQVENGTQVQVPRALMQAFLKQDPNHPGLETVRLPTPGPSELDEPITLPPYCREVESEVCLVCRRCGRAYPQESTLLAHQRSCYLGNQQRRGALRLVQARYSCSLCDTSGSTRSYGTMSEWRRHSETVQHRARLEANHQRTGQFGNQQYGIISDVDGQSGEEANPLTDEMEDVVNQITLLAARAAAESTTTTGQSPVNQDNNNGPDAKRQKLVQEVAALAGAR, encoded by the exons ATGCCCTCCAGTGAGCCCCATCCCCCCCAGTACCATCTTCAGCACCGCACAATTCCACCATCTCATTTGCAACAGCACTCGTCGTCACCGACGAGCGCATCCATTGGCCAGCATCAGCTTTATCAACAGCTGGTGGCTGTCCATCATACCCAAAATCCTACAAGCCAGCAACACGGCGTTGGCTATCAAAATTCCGCGTACGCGCTACAAAAGCAGGAGATGAGCCCGGAGGAGGAGGGTGGCCGGAGTGGCGGGTCCCCTCCAGCTGCAGGGGCTGCACTCCATCAGCCACATCATCCGCGCACAGCCTCACCACCCTCAGGTGCAGAGCCTTGTAATCGTGATGCTATACCCACACCGACGCCAACAGCCGatacaacaacaacaacatcaGTCAGTTCAAATGACACAATAGCAACAGCATCGGCTGCAGCGAGTGCTGGAACAATAACGACGACGAGTATGCAGTCATCGGGTCAAACGCAATCGCAACAGCAGGGTCCAAGTCCCAGTCCAAGTCCAACAGGTGGtgatgttgaaaaatttgacggtaaaattgtttataatcCCGATGGATCGGCCTATATTATCGAGGGTGAGAGTGAATTGAGTGAGGACGATTCATTGCCAGATGGTTGTATCGTTGATGGTCGTGGTGTTTCAGTGCCACACTCACTGGTATTTCCACAAATAGCAAGCGCCTACTATGTGTCAAGGTTATACGCCCATCAGGCATATCAACAACAGCAGGCACAACAACAGCAGAGAAATTCAGCCCAACCCCATAATCCCGATTTACCTGTTATGCACAGTTATCGGGTAATAAGTTATAGAACAGCGGAGGGTAGTAAAGCACCACCGCCAACGCCAGCTCCACCGCCTCCCTCGACCTCGGTACCAGTCAAGCCCATTCTCATGTGTTTTATATGTAAACTGAGTTTTGGTTATGCCAAGAGTTTTGTTGCACACGCTCAGGGTGAGCACCAGTTGACATTGATGGAGGATGAGAGGCAAGTGTTGTCGCATGCGACGACCTCGGCTATTATTCAGACTGTTGGAAGGGGTAAACAACCGTTGGTCAGTTTTCTTGAGTCAGTGACAAGTTCATCGTGTCCACAAAGTTCACCGGTGCAATCCCAATCGCAACAGCGTGGCTCAGAATCTAATGATCACGATGTGCCGACTGCAGTGAGTACCCCGACAAGTACACCGGGTATACCAAGCAGTCCACAAGCACAATCACAAAGGCCATCTCCAAGTACCCCAACAACACCAACGTCGCACACAAATTCGTTGAATTTCAATCATCAACCGTCACAGCATCAGTGGACCGGCCAAGTTAGTGCTGCCTCTTGGGCAAAAGCACCAGAGGCAATGCACTATACATCACCTCCACCCCCATCATCGACAAAGGGTTCACCATCTTCATATGCTGCTCTTACTCAACAACCGCCAAATTTTCTTACTGGCACGACAATCGGCGTGTGCCCAGAGCACATGCAGGGCAGGCCAAGCGGCGTTGAATGCCCAAAATGCGAATTAATACTCACAAGTAGTCGATTAGCTGGACCAGGTGGGCCTCTCGCTGGCATTCACAGTCGCAATTCCTGTAAAACATTAAAGTGTCCAAAGTGCAATTGGCACTACAAGTACCAAGAGACACTTGAAATACACATGAAAGAAAAACATCCGGAGAGTGAGACATCGTGTATCTACTGTATCGCCGGTCAACCGCATCCGAGGTTAGCAAGGGGTGAAACATACACTTGTGGTTACAAACCGTACAGGTGTGAAGTTTGTAACTACTCAACGACAACTAAAGGCAATCTTAGTATACACATGCAGAGTGataaacatttaaataatatgCAAGAATTGCAACAGGGCGGtggtgctgctgctgctgctgctgcagcAGCAAGTAATCCCTCCTCCTCACAGGAGGCGCCTATGCCAACGCGTAGTCCCCATCATCAACAGAATCATAGTCCCCATTTGGCTGCTCAGACTGTTACTCAAGGTAAACCAAAACCGACATTTCGTTGTGATGTATGTAATTATGAGACAAATGTTGCGAGAAATCTCAGGATACACATGACGAGTGAAAAACATACGCACAATATGCTGGTACTACAGCAAAATGTCAAACATATGCAGACACTTTCAGCCTTGCAATCACACCATCAACAGGCACAGCAGCATCATCATCAGGCGGCTGCACAACAACAGCAATTAGAACAATTGTTACATCTCGGTGGTCTGGATAAACCGCAACACGCCGAGGCTGCACTAGCTGATATGGCATACAATCAGGCCCTTCTCATTCATATGGTAGCTGGTGGTCAGTTACCACCCCAATTGCCACCAGAATTATTAGGTGGTATGGCGAGTATGAGTGCAATGAGTAATTTGGCTGGTGACATTGGCGTCTCTCCAGACAGTATGGAACCCCCACCAGAGCCAGCCGATCCCGATCCTACTCACCTTTATCATTGTTGCGTGTGCAATAACTTCAGTACAGATTCTCTCGATGCACTTGGCCATCATCTTGCCACTGACAGAACGAGAACGCGTGAAGGTGAAATACTCGCTCTCGTTGCTGGCAATTTTGTCTGCAAACTGTGTTCGTACAAGACCAACCTTAAAGCCAATTTCCAACTGCACTGCAAAACAGACAAGCATCTCCAACGGTTGCAACATGTTAATCATGTCAAAGAGGGAGGTCCACGTAATGAGTGGAAGCTCAAATTCCTTGCGTCCCCAACTAGTGCACAATTGCGTTGTCACGCATGTGACTACTATATAAACAGCGCTCATAAGCTAGTCATGCATGCAGACTCGCCCAGGCATCAGGCAGCAGCCTTACTTTTACGGCATCTACTCGAGGCCAGTGCCAATATACAATCGCAGAATAAGCTTTATCACTGCGCGTTGTGTGGATTCAGTGCAAGACACCGGTTACCATTGTTGCAACACGTTAGATCAGTGAGGCATCTGCAAATGGAGCAACTCCATCAGCTCCACCGACGTAGTGGTATACAAGGCAATGACAATCCCCATACCGACATTGGCGATGTTTTCCAAGTTGTCGCTGATCCCGATGCACCATCGACCCAACAAGCTAGTCCCACAACACCAACGACACCCAATGCCGCTACCACTAACAACG AGCGGCGTGAGGACGGGAGCGATTGTGGTAGTGAGGTGAAACAAGAGCCAGAGAACGACCAAGAGCAAGAACCCGAGCCGGAAAACGAAACGGAGGAAATTGTATGTCCATTCTGTACATATCAGCCAACGTCGAAGGAGGAATTGAAGCAGCACCTTCAAGTGGCTCATACACAAGAGCACGAGGAGAAGATGGATGTTGTTAAAGAAGAGCCTGTACAAGAGTTGTTGTGTCCATTGTGTCAGGATGGGTTCAAAGAGCGTGCTGCACTTGAAAAACATGTAATGCAAATTCACTCAGTGAATGCCGATGGTCTACAAAGGTTATTACTTCTTGTTGATCAGAGTCATTGGTTGAATAACAGTCCACGAAATACATCTACCCCAGCCGCAACGCCAACATCGCCAAGTACAACAAAGCAACATTTAGAAGATGATAATGAGAGAACTAGTGATGAGGTGGAGGAAATTACAAGGTGTACAATATGCGGTAGAATTTGCAGATCTCTGGAGGAGCTACAACAGCATCACAGGGAGTCACATCCAGCAACAACGCCTACCTTGGCTGTCAGTGAGAAACATGTCTATAAATACCGATGTGGCCAGTGTAGTTTGGCTTtcaaaacatttgaaaaactTCAACAACATTCGCAATATCACGCGATTCGCGATGCCACAAAGTGCGCACTCTGCGGCAGATCTTTTCGCTCTGTTCAGGCACTGCAACGACACTTGGAAACTGCCCACGCAGATTTACAGGAGGACGAAGTGGCACAGTACAAACAGAGCTTACTCAATGCTCATCCTCTTCTTCAGGCTCTCACTGACGAGGCAATTAGACGACAGAGTGGTGTCGTTGGGGAGCAAAATGTTGATGAGGAAACTAGGGGCGATGAGGAAGAGAGCGATGCCAGTGACTCACCACCACTTCACAAAGAGCAAAGATTACTGGAGGATTATCTCAATAGTCAGGCAATAGCTGAAGACTCGTATCAGGATCCTCAGCGTAGATTCAAGTGCCATCGTTGCAAAGTTGCCTTCACGCGACAGAGCTACCTAACTGGACACAACAAAACTTTGTTACATCGTAAGGGTGAAAAAATGACTTATCCCATGGAGAAATATCTTGATCCTAACAGGCCATACAAGTGTGACGTATGCAAGGAGAGTTTTACACAGAAGAATATTTTACTGGTACATTATAACAGTGTCAGTCATTTGCACAAGCACAAGAGAGCCATGCAGGAGCAGGGGAACAATAATACCCTAATGTCAGTTATACCACCGGCAAGTCCCACTGAATCACCAGATTCCCAACAGGATCATGACAAAAAACCATATAAATGTAATATCTGCAAAGTTGCCTACACCCAAGGAAGTACTCTAGACATTCATATGAGAAGTGTTCTCCATCAAACACGAGCGAGTAAATTACCAGATCTCGCTGCAAGTGGTCAACTCGACTTGGCGCGACCCCTCATCGAACAACCACCTCCATCTAGCCCAAATAGTCCACCAGGGAGCACAAATACCGGTAGTAGTAACAGCAATATGCTCCCATGTCCCCGCTGTAGTGCACTATTTGTAAATCAGGAGCAATTGACTACTCACCAACAACTCTACTGTATCTTCAGCAATCCTTTGGCATTATTTCAAACACTAGCAGCATCACAGCAGATGGCTGCATTGACGCCTGACAAAACACCATCACCCATTTCAACGACACCGGGCCCACAACAGCACGCTCAACAAACGCAGGCATCTAATCAAGTTGCCCAAGATATCTTATCACAACCCAGACACAAGACCTCTCAAATGTATAAACACTTACTCGAAAGTTTTGGCTTTGATCTCGTAATGCAATTCAATGAGAATCATCAGAGGCGTCAGAGAAAGGAAGAAGAAGATAGGGCAGCTCTTCAGGCACAACAGGAGCAGCAAAAGCAGGAACAACAAGCGAAGCAGGCGCTGGCTGCTCAACAGGCACTGGAGATAGACGATCAGGAAACTGAGGAGCACGGCGATGAGGAAGTAATCCCTGAATTAACAAGAAGTACATGTCAACATTGCAATAAAGAATTCAGCAGTGTGTGGGTATTGAAGGCTCACTGCGAAGAGGTGCACCGTGATTTGGTGCCCCGTGAATTTCTCGAAAAGTACGCCCAACAATTTAAATGTGAATACGAGAAGAAGAGTGTTGTAGTAACAGCGGCGACTTCGTCATCGACAACAACCGCCCCGCGCAGTTCAACACCAGCCGCCAATCAGCCTCAGGACTTGAGCTCAGATAAGGAAAAACGAGATAAGGATAAAGAAGAGTCAACTGAGTGTAAAGAAAGAGCCAGTCGTACACCGGAGGCCACATCGACAACTCCGGCTACAACACCAGCACTCAGTAATACCCCGGTATCCAGTACAGAATCAGTTACACCCATTGCACAAACGAATAATTCACAACACTCTATGCAGTCACAATCACAATCGTCTCAACAACAACAGCAACAGCATGCACAACAAATGACATTGGCTCAACAAATGTCGGAAATGCAGGCGGCATTGAATGCTATGGCTGCTAGTCAACTACAACAGCAATTACAACAGTATCCGGGATTGATGATGGGGATGATGGGATTGCCGTTGGGTCTCAATGTTCCAGCTCTTGCAGCCATGAATCTTCAGCCACCACTGGTACCGATGATGTTACCACCACCTCCTTACGATGGCAGTAATAATCAAAATCCTGCATATCCTCCAATGCAGGCACAAGCGGATCTTCTTGCCAAACAGCATCTCGCACTTCAGCAACAACAAGCAGCAGCG GCAAGTGCAGCGGCATCCCAGAAACGTGCCCGTACCAGAATAACCGATGATCAGCTGAAAATCCTTCGTGCACATTTTGACATCAACAATTCCCCTGGCGAGGAGCAAATTGTCGATATGGCGAAACAAAGCGGTCTTCCTCCAAAAGTCATCAAACACTGGTTCAGAAATACACTGTTCAAAGAACGTCAACGTAATAAAGACAGTCCTTACAATTTCAATAATCCTCCAAGTACAAGTCTCAATTTGGAGGAGTACGAAAAGACTGGTGAGGCAAAAGTAACGCCATTGAACTCCTCCACTTCAGGGGGAAGTTCTTCTGACGATAAAAGCCCAAATAAACAATCATCCCCGCCACCAAGCACCCTGACAGCGACAACAACCGCTGAGATAAAGCAGGAACCAATGGACTCAATTCCATCCCAGCAAATGATTCCTCATCATCAGATGGAGGAACCGCATCATTCACCAGGGAGCTCTGGGGGTCAGCAATCTCGTCCCCACTCACCAGCATTGAGCATGAGCTCGGTTTTTTCCGGTCTTCATCATGATATCTCTCATGGCTCCTCGAATAATCTAGGAACGCCAATGCTTCCACCAAAATTGACACCACAAAATTTTACAAGTCCTAATCCTGGTGCTGGAAATGTCGTTCCCAGTTCCATAGCTGCAATGGCCCTGACACCCCAACGATCTTTGAGCCCAGGTCGTGGTCCCACTGATTTTTCTTTCGGTGGTAATAGCAATGGGAGTAATTCATCGGGTGGTAGCTCTGGAAAACGTGCCAATCGAACGAGATTCACGGATTACCAAATAAAAGTtctccaggaatttttcgaaaataatgCATACCCAAAAGATGATGATCTGGAATATTTGAGTAAGCTCCTTGGTTTATCACCACGAGTGATAGTAGTGTGGTTTCAAAATGCTCGACAAAAAGCACGTAAAGTATACGAAAATCAACCAGCAGCGGAGCCAGTAACACCAGGTGGACGGGAGGGTGATGATGGTTCAGGCCGATTTCAACGTACTCCAGGGCTGAATTATCAATGCAAAAAGTGTCTTCTGGTATTTCAGCGTTACTACGAGCTCATACGCCATCAAAAAACCCATTGCTTTAAGGAGGAGGATGCAAAAAGGAGTGCCCAGGCTCAGGCAGCAGCGGCTCAGGTAGCTGCAGTTTTGAGCTCTGAAGATAGTAACAGTAGTTCAACAACAACGACAAACGCAGTGCCAAATAATCCCAGTACTCCAGCCCTGACTGACCAGCTTCAAAGACCTTTAAGCACTTCAACGCCACCACATATACATCAATCCCTTCCTAGTCAATTGCCATCGACTCCTCAATCAGCTCCACCAGCCCAATCTGAATCTAAAGAAGGAAGTTTTCAGTGTGACAAGTGCAACTTGATGTTCGGTAGATTCGAACTGTGGCGCGAACATCAGCTGGTACATATCATGAATCCATCGCTTTTTCCACCAGCTTATCCACCCGACTCACCGTTCGGTATACTCCAGCAACAAGCACTAAATGCTAGTACTGGCATCACTGGTGATCCACCACATCCACTAATAGCTATGATGCAGGATCGGAAACGTAAGTTTGAagattttgaagaaaatactGGTAGTGAAACTCGTAATAATTCTGAGCACAGCGAGCAGCCCAAGGACAAACGGCTAAGAACAACCATTTTGCCTGAACAACTGGATTATCTTTACCAGAAATACCAGGTCGAGTCGAATCCCTCCAGAAAGATGTTGGAGACGATTGCGCGAGAGGTGGGCTTGAAGAAACGAGTAGTCCAGGTTTGGTTTCAGAATACGAGAGCCCGCGAGCGTAAAGGACAGTTTCGCGCTCACAGCCAAGTAATTAACAAACGGTGTCCCTTTTGTCCTGCATTGTTTAAAGTCAAATCAGCCCTTGAATCTCACTTAAGCAGTAAACACGCTGATCAGGTGGCACGTGGAGAAGTCAATATCGATAACATACCAGACGAGGAATTGTCCATGGAATCAGCCCCATCGAACCCAAGCACGCCAAACATGATGCCACCACTGTTTCCTCCATTCAACTCTGATGTTGAGGCGTCTTTAAAAAAGTACTACGAAGAATCGATGAAGCGTTACATCAGCGAGCTCCAGGCTCATACGAGCAATGGTAAACAGGAGAATTCGGGTAGTCAAGTTGCCAGTGGTACAGGCGAATCTCCTCTAGATCTCAGTAAACCAGTGGATCTCAGTCGGCCAGTGAAACTCAATCTGGGGAGTTTGTCTAATCTTCTGGAGGAACAACAGCACAGCCTGAGCCAGCACTTTCGTGGTGGCAGCGACTGTGGACCACTGACAGATCTCTCCGAACGAAGTATTTGTGATGACGATAGTATGAGCGAAACAACTGAGTTCCTCGATGATGAGAGTGGTCCAGCAAGCCCTGCCTCCAGTACCCAGAGCTCAAGACACGGTGGCACTGTAACAACACCCGGTATGACGTCGGTATCGGGTGGCAATGCTGGCAGTGGCAATTCAACAAGTGGTAATACATCAGGTGGCAAGAGGTATAGAACACAGATGTCAGCAACTCAGGTGAAAGTGATGAAGTCACTGTTCTCTGATTACAAGACACCAACGATGGCAGAGTGCGAGATGTTGGGCCGGGAGATTGGACTACCAAAGCGCGTCGTCCAG GTATGGTTCCAGAATGCCAGGGCTAAGGAAAAGAAGGCGAGATTGGCAGCTGGTCTCCCGGCGGAGGGCTCTGCCGTACAACCCCATCGTGGACCAACGGGTCCTGATGAATGCCGCTTGTGCTCAGTACGTTATACACCTAAATCACCACTGCAGGAGCATGTTTTTTCACGTCGACACATTGAGTCTGTGCGCGTTGCTGTCGAGGAGGGTAGTTTGGTACCACCAACACCGGGTGCACCGATATTACCTGGTGGTACGGGAAGCAGTATGACAAATCCAACTACTGGTCAAGCAAATACCCAATCGCAGAATGATGAAAATATGATGTATGGATCATTGTTTCTTCATCCAACGGCCATGTTTCAGGCACAACAGCAGCACGGAACAACAGCCAGTACGGCTACCACCACCCCCG